The following is a genomic window from Pedobacter sp. KBS0701.
GCATACGCGTAATGAAGCCTTTAACCTGTTACTAAAAAAATACCAGCAAAAAATATATTGGCACATCCGCAGGCTGGTTTTAAACCATGATGACTGCGATGATCTTTTGCAGGAAGTATTTGTTAAAGTTTGGAAAAATCTCGATAAATTTAGAAGCGATTCTCAGCTCTATACGTGGATTTACCGTATTGCGACCAACGAATCGATTACCTTCTTAAATAAGCAAAAGCAGCGTAACAATACACCTTTGGATGAGGTATCATCCGAACTTGCCGATAATCTGGTGGCATCATCATATTTTAACGGCGATAAGCTCGAGCTTAAATTACAAAAAGCAATTCTTACCTTACCTGAGAAACAACGGATTATCTTTAATATGAAATATTTTGATGATATGAAATATGAAGAGATTTCGGAGGTACTGGGAACCTCAGTAGGCGCACTAAAAGCATCATTTCATATTGCTGCAAAAAAAATTGAAGCTTTTATTACAAATGATGAAGTAGACTATTAAACCTTTTCACTTTAATTGTATCATATATCTGTGATGAACGAAAATATAGAAAACAATGATTGGATGAACGAGGCTCCTGTACTTGCGGCTATGGGGAAACGTAATCCTTTCTCCGTTCCTGATGAATATTTCGAAAATAGTGATGAGGCCATTTTTTCTGCCATATTCCTGGATGGATTGAAACAGAAAACCAATAACAATAATTTTGAAGTTCCGCAGCATTACTTTGAAGATTTAACGGAACGAATACAAACCCAGATTGCCCTTACAGAAATGCCTAAGGCAGAAAATACTTTTGCGGTGCCCGAAAATTACTTTGATAATTTACAAAGTAGAATTACGAACAGGATTGCAACATCAGGGCCTAAAAAAGAGGCAAAGATTGTTCCTTTATGGCGACGCAACATTGTTAAATATGCAAGTGCTGCATGTTTTGTTTTAATGGCTTCATTTGGTGTGTATTTTTATCAGAATGGATCATCTGCTACCGTTCAGCAAGCACAATCGGCAGAGGCCGTGAACGAGCAGCTATTGTATGATATTGATGAAAGTACCATCATTGATCATTTAGAATCTCAGAATACCACATCATCAAATATCAAAGCTACTTCTGCCTCAGATACAGAAATGGAAAACTACATCCTGAGCAATTTCTCATCAAATGATTTATCTCAGGAATTAAATAATTAATAAAGAAATGAAGAATTTACTTTTTGTCGCTTTAATGTTTTTATTACCTACTACCCTTTTGGCCCAAAGACCAAAGGCAGAAGAAATAGAATCACTTAAAATAGCTTTTTTTACACAAAAACTGGATTTATCACCTGAAGAGGCCAAAATTTTCTGGCCGATTTATAACGATATGCAGGAAGAGCAAAATGCCCTGCGCAAAGAGCGCATGCAAAAAATGATCTCTTTCAGAAAAACGACTGAAATTGATAATTTAACAGATGCACAGGTACAGAGCTTAATTACCAGCGAATTTGATTTTAAACAAAGAGATCTTAATCTCGATAAAAAATATTACAACAAACTTAAAGCAGTATTGCCCATAAAAGTTGTTGGAAAGTTTTACCGGGCTCAGGAAGGTTTTAAACGAGAGTTACTCAACCGGTTTAAAGGCGGCCAAAAGCAATAAATAAAAAGACTTACAGTAATGTAGGTCTTTTTTTGTTTTAAAAGCAAGTGAACTACTTTATAGACATCGACACATTAAGCATAATGTACCTGCCCAAAATCGATGATGAATAATTTGAAGAAGATACCTCACTAATATTCAAATTGTTGAAAGCTTTAAGATTCGCCAGATTTTTCCCTTGAATACAATATTTAAAACTTCCTTTTGAAGGATTATATTGAAATTCCGTATCAATCAGGTTAAAGTTCTGACCATTCATTCTATACATATTATATGATGAAAAATTAAAAATCTGATCACTGATTTTACACCTATATTCTAAACTATATTTATAAGCGTTACTTGCTGCAATTTTAATACCCTCATTTTTTGTTCTATTTAACATCAATTCCGTACCAATTCCAAAATTAACCGGCAGATCAAAACCTGTATTAATTTTAGCGTTTAGCGAGTGATTAATAGAAGTATATTTTTTCACACCACTACCAAATTGACTATAATAATTTGTAATAGAAGGCGCATAACTTCCTGTTAATGTAATATAAAGTAATGGAATGAATTTTTTAGTATTAATATTGGCATTAAAAGCTTTAATTCCTTTATATGGTTGTTTTTCAGAGTAATTCAAAGTGTTTTGGAAGAAATTGGTATACAAAAATCCGTTTCTACTGTAACTTCCATTTAAAGCAATATTTATAATGAAATAACTATTAAAAAAATCATTATAACCATAACTTAAACCTGCTGAATGAGTATTATAGTTATAAAAATTGGTTAAACCACTATTAAAATTTCTAATGTCGGTAAGAATATAATTTTCGTAGTACTCGATAGGCTGTGGATTATTATTTTTATAATTATACGTTAATGATATATTTTGGACCTGGTTAGGTCTGTATGATAATGATAAACTTGGTTCTAAAATTAAATAGGTACTATCCTTACCCATGTTTTGCAAAAACTGTAATGTTGATTTT
Proteins encoded in this region:
- a CDS encoding RNA polymerase sigma factor, coding for MKQVEDSEILAMFAVEHTRNEAFNLLLKKYQQKIYWHIRRLVLNHDDCDDLLQEVFVKVWKNLDKFRSDSQLYTWIYRIATNESITFLNKQKQRNNTPLDEVSSELADNLVASSYFNGDKLELKLQKAILTLPEKQRIIFNMKYFDDMKYEEISEVLGTSVGALKASFHIAAKKIEAFITNDEVDY